From Micromonospora rifamycinica, a single genomic window includes:
- a CDS encoding NUDIX hydrolase: MNPRPPSWLDPLVDRLGTARAEDFTRLTTPEEGGRESAVLVLLGEQPGSGPDVLVLQRAATLRNHAGQPAFPGGAADPGDADAQATALREANEEVDLDPASVTVLAELPRLWIPVSSFVVTPVLAWWHSPHPVHPREPAEVAHVARLPVAELVDPANRMRVRHASGWIGPAFSVRGMLVWGFTAGVLDALLEMGGWARPWPWSRVVELPPTGATPAPSAGTEEADELAGPRT, translated from the coding sequence GTGAATCCCCGTCCGCCGTCCTGGCTCGACCCGCTGGTGGACCGGCTCGGCACCGCGCGGGCCGAGGACTTCACCCGGCTGACCACCCCCGAGGAGGGTGGCCGGGAGAGCGCGGTGCTGGTGCTGCTCGGTGAACAGCCCGGCTCCGGCCCCGACGTGCTGGTCCTCCAGCGGGCCGCCACGCTGCGCAACCACGCCGGCCAACCGGCCTTCCCCGGCGGCGCGGCCGACCCGGGGGACGCCGACGCGCAGGCCACCGCGCTGCGCGAGGCGAACGAGGAGGTCGACCTCGACCCGGCCAGCGTGACCGTCCTCGCCGAGCTGCCCAGGCTGTGGATCCCGGTCAGCTCCTTCGTGGTCACCCCGGTGCTGGCCTGGTGGCACAGCCCGCACCCGGTGCACCCCCGCGAACCGGCCGAGGTCGCGCACGTCGCCCGGCTGCCCGTCGCCGAGCTGGTCGACCCGGCCAACCGGATGCGGGTCCGGCACGCCAGCGGTTGGATCGGGCCGGCCTTCTCCGTCCGCGGCATGCTGGTCTGGGGGTTCACCGCCGGGGTGCTGGACGCCCTGCTGGAGATGGGCGGCTGGGCCCGCCCGTGGCCCTGGTCGCGGGTGGTCGAGCTGCCGCCGACCGGGGCGACCCCGGCCCCCTCGGCCGGCACCGAGGAGGCCGACGAACTGGCCGGTCCCCGGACCTGA
- the nth gene encoding endonuclease III — protein MTISSPGRGETDLGRTRRARRIGRALTEAHPDAHCELDHSTALELAVATILSAQCTDKKVNEVTPKLFARYPTAADYAGADRAELEELIRPTGFYRNKTDSLIKLGQALTERYDGRVPGRLADLVTLPGIGRKTANVILGNAFDVPGITVDTHFQRLVQRWGLTVQTDPVKIEHEIGAMFPKREWTMLSHRIIFHGRRVCHARKPACGACTLTRLCPSYGLGPTEPAAAAKLLKGPRARELAVAAGVDPELVPAQATVAEAP, from the coding sequence GTGACCATCAGCTCTCCCGGCCGGGGCGAGACGGACCTCGGCCGTACCCGGCGTGCCCGGCGGATCGGTCGGGCGTTGACCGAGGCGCACCCCGACGCCCACTGCGAACTCGACCACTCCACCGCGTTGGAGCTGGCCGTCGCCACGATCCTCTCCGCCCAGTGCACCGACAAGAAGGTCAACGAGGTCACCCCCAAGCTGTTCGCCCGCTACCCGACGGCGGCCGACTACGCCGGGGCGGACCGGGCCGAGCTGGAGGAGCTGATCCGGCCGACCGGTTTCTACCGCAACAAGACCGACTCGCTGATCAAGCTGGGTCAGGCCCTGACCGAGCGGTACGACGGCCGGGTTCCCGGCCGGCTGGCCGACCTGGTGACGCTGCCCGGGATCGGCCGCAAGACGGCCAACGTCATCCTGGGCAACGCCTTCGACGTGCCGGGGATCACCGTCGACACCCACTTCCAGCGGCTGGTGCAGCGCTGGGGGCTGACCGTCCAGACCGATCCGGTCAAGATCGAACACGAGATCGGGGCCATGTTCCCCAAGCGGGAGTGGACCATGCTCTCGCACCGGATCATCTTCCACGGCCGGCGGGTCTGCCACGCCCGCAAGCCCGCCTGCGGGGCGTGCACCCTGACCCGGCTCTGCCCGTCGTACGGGCTCGGGCCGACCGAGCCGGCCGCCGCCGCCAAGCTGCTCAAAGGTCCCCGCGCCCGGGAGCTGGCGGTCGCCGCCGGGGTCGACCCGGAGCTGGTGCCCGCCCAGGCCACCGTCGCGGAGGCACCGTGA
- a CDS encoding CapA family protein — translation MYSAAFPQPRPRRRAVLASGALLAVLLAGCAQHDTPDPVWRPGGGGGASGSPVPTTGPAGKDEAVTLSATGDIVMGMAPSRLPANGGKGFFDEVKGALKADLVMGNLEEPLTTDTGTGKCGANASNCYQFRVPPEYAGHLKDAGFQLLNQANNHGYDFGPQGYENTRQALEKHGLKHTGAPDQITVVEVGGVKVAVAGFSSYPWSNSLVDIDAAKGVVEKAATMADLVVVQVHMGGEGSDKTRVRPGTEMFLGENRGDPVKFSHAMIDAGADLIVGHGPHVLRGMEFYQGRLIAYSLGNFAGGARSLNPTGRLGWGGVLKVSLKPDGSFAGGSFTSTRMSSVGKPGLDSADQGLGLVKQLSGNDFPRTGARFDGKGKISPPDAG, via the coding sequence ATGTACTCTGCCGCCTTCCCCCAGCCCCGTCCCCGCCGCCGCGCCGTGCTCGCCTCCGGTGCGCTGCTCGCCGTGCTCCTCGCCGGGTGCGCCCAGCACGACACCCCGGACCCGGTCTGGCGACCGGGCGGCGGCGGTGGTGCCAGCGGCTCCCCGGTGCCGACCACCGGGCCGGCCGGCAAGGACGAGGCGGTCACCCTGTCGGCCACCGGGGACATCGTGATGGGGATGGCACCGTCCCGGCTGCCCGCCAACGGCGGCAAGGGCTTCTTCGACGAGGTCAAGGGCGCGCTCAAGGCCGACCTGGTGATGGGCAACCTGGAGGAGCCGCTCACCACCGACACCGGCACCGGCAAGTGCGGCGCGAACGCCAGCAACTGCTACCAGTTCCGCGTCCCGCCGGAGTACGCCGGGCACCTCAAGGACGCCGGGTTCCAGCTGCTCAACCAGGCCAACAACCACGGCTACGACTTCGGCCCGCAGGGCTACGAGAACACCCGGCAGGCGCTGGAGAAACACGGTCTGAAGCACACCGGAGCGCCGGACCAGATCACCGTGGTCGAGGTCGGCGGGGTGAAGGTCGCGGTGGCCGGCTTCTCGTCGTACCCCTGGTCCAACAGCCTGGTCGACATCGACGCCGCCAAGGGGGTCGTCGAGAAGGCCGCCACCATGGCCGACCTGGTGGTGGTGCAGGTGCACATGGGTGGCGAGGGGTCGGACAAGACCCGGGTCCGCCCCGGCACCGAGATGTTCCTCGGCGAGAACCGGGGCGACCCGGTGAAGTTCTCCCACGCCATGATCGACGCGGGGGCCGACCTGATCGTCGGGCACGGCCCGCACGTACTGCGCGGGATGGAGTTCTACCAGGGCCGGCTGATCGCCTACAGCCTGGGGAACTTCGCCGGGGGCGCCCGCTCGCTCAACCCGACCGGCCGGCTCGGCTGGGGCGGGGTGCTGAAGGTCTCCCTCAAGCCGGACGGCAGCTTCGCCGGCGGTTCCTTCACCTCCACCCGGATGAGTTCGGTGGGCAAGCCGGGGCTGGACTCCGCCGACCAGGGGCTCGGCCTGGTCAAGCAGCTCAGCGGCAACGACTTCCCGCGTACCGGGGCGCGGTTCGACGGCAAGGGGAAGATCAGCCCGCCCGACGCCGGCTGA
- a CDS encoding TlpA family protein disulfide reductase: MRRRLAALAVPVLLVLAGCTATTGPQDAAAGPERGRPTRPSPFADCATLTAPPATPVASGSAGAGDGGGTPGSPAPADDGSRLPELVLSCFTGGSPVALRDIRGPAVINVWASWCPPCRKELPAFQRLSVRAAGQLQVIGVNSRDSRDGAQAIGEDFGIRFPVLFDQGEALQRELRRSAVPLTLLVDAQGRVRHTDTSGALDDARLADLVRRHLGLAVPA; encoded by the coding sequence GTGAGGCGTCGGCTCGCCGCGCTGGCCGTGCCGGTGCTGCTGGTCCTCGCCGGCTGCACCGCCACCACCGGCCCGCAGGACGCCGCCGCCGGTCCCGAGCGGGGGCGGCCCACCCGCCCGTCGCCGTTCGCCGACTGCGCCACCCTCACCGCCCCGCCGGCCACGCCCGTTGCGTCCGGGTCCGCCGGGGCCGGTGACGGCGGGGGTACGCCCGGCAGCCCGGCCCCGGCCGACGACGGCAGCCGCCTGCCCGAACTGGTGCTCTCCTGCTTCACCGGCGGTTCCCCGGTGGCGTTGCGCGACATCCGCGGCCCGGCCGTGATCAACGTGTGGGCCTCCTGGTGCCCGCCCTGCCGCAAGGAGCTGCCCGCGTTCCAGCGGCTCAGCGTCCGCGCCGCCGGTCAGCTCCAGGTGATCGGGGTGAACAGCCGGGACAGCCGGGACGGCGCGCAGGCCATCGGCGAGGACTTCGGCATCCGCTTCCCGGTGCTCTTCGACCAGGGCGAGGCCCTGCAACGCGAGCTGCGCCGCTCGGCTGTCCCGTTGACCCTGCTGGTCGACGCGCAGGGGCGGGTCCGGCACACCGACACGTCCGGCGCACTCGACGACGCCCGCCTCGCCGACCTGGTCCGCCGCCACCTCGGCCTGGCGGTGCCCGCGTGA